The genomic DNA CTGGAAGGCGATATCTCCACATTAAGGGGCACGGTCAATCAGATGGCTGCCGACatggccgagctcatggccctACTCAGAGCTCCAAACCGCACCTCCTCGAACTCTACTCCGCCTCCGGGGTACGGGCCAACAGTCGACCCAAACCCTTGGGTCCCGCCGACCCATGCTCCGGAAGGTATTGAAGCGCCTGCGATACACGCACCGGCGGGCCTCCCAGCTAACGTCCCTCCGCCATCGGTGACTCTCCCGGCAGCCATTCCTCTTCCACCGTCGAACCCGACTACTCTAGTACCTTCCGCCGATGTCCATACCGGTTCCGGCACCGGTTTACGCGGCTCCTCCGCCGATGGTCTTCCCGGCACAGAGCCCCCACGCTCCTGCTCACACAGCCGAGCCTGTCCtattccaagctccacaaccccacaTCAGCTTTTCTTACCCAACTCTACCTCCCCTAAACATTCCCATccctgaaccgggcacgccaacCCAGGCTGTCCCCATAGCTCCACCGACAAACTTTCTCCCGGAAATGGGGACTGAGCAGGAGCagagattgaagaagatggaagagaaCATCAAAGCCTTACAATCAGGTGGTCCTCGCCTCGATGCCGGCGATTGCGATTGGAGTCTTTTTCCGGGTATGCGGCTACCCCCGAAGATTAAGGTGCCTGAATTCCAAAGGTACCATGGCACTACCGACCCCcgtcaccatctccgtcactacaggggaaagatgctgcagtattgGGACTACGAAGAGTTCATCATGCACACGTTCCAGGACAGTTTGGCGGGAGCGGCTCTTGATTGGTACATGTCACTGAAAGCCGCGGATATCCCTACATGGACGGACCTTTCGagcaaattcatcgaccagtacaaGTACTGTGCAGAAACGCCCCCGACCCTGTTGGAGCTCAGTACAATGGAGATGGCCGAGGATCAGGGCTTCGAGGCCTACGCAGTAAAGTGGAGGGCTAGAGCGGCGAAACATGTCCCCCCGATCAGTGAGGCGCAGCAGAtccaattattccactctaccCTCAAAGGGGCCTACTACTTGCACCTGTTGGCTCACACGTCTTCGTTCTCCAACCTTATCGACGCCGGGAAGAAGCTTGATATCGGCGTTAAGCTCGGCAAGATAGAAGGACCGGCCGAGAAGAAAGAGGGAGAGTCCTCGAAGAAGGTTGCTACTGGGACACCCTCCGCGGGAAACAGGAGAGGAAAAGACGCGTCCGTCAATGCTGTTAACTCAGGGCGCCAAGCCCCCCAACAGTATTCCATCAATTACACGCCCGCACCACCGACCACTCAGGCGTATGCCCCACCTCCGGTGCATTATCAGCAGCAACTCCCAGCGCAACAAGTATATTATTCCGCCCCGCCGGCCTCCTTTCCGTTGCCGGCCCCGCACAATTACGTCCCTATTCCCCCTCCGATCCAACAAAGCAGGCCTCcggcttcgagaactcctcagccggtgcaacgggctccggccccgcaggACCAACAAAGTACTGCGCCGCGACACAGACAATTCACACCCCTTCCGGCCCCGCTCTCCCACATATACCGGCAACTCCTCGCAGGCAATAGGATTAAATCAGTAGCGCCTAACCCCGATTTCGACCCCACCATTCAGGATCAGAGTCGGCACTGCGAGTACCATCAGGGCGCACCCGGTCACACCACCGACGATTGTTGGAAGCTGCGGGAGAAGATCCAAGCTATGATTGATGGCAAACAACTCACGttcaacgccgtcaaaccTCCGAACGTGCAAGTTAATCCTCTTCCCGATCACGGGTCAAGCTCGGGACCCAGCATTAACATGATCAGTGTTTGCGCCATAGGGGAGTACGAGACCGGGCAGGAGCCATCCGCCCCGTTCGTAATCGAATATGTGCCTGCGGAAACCGGTATAGGGTACGCGGGGTTTGATGCCACGCCCGCCCCATTCGTGATAGATGTCCCCGCACGAGAGCCATATCAAGATAGCAAGGTTccgtggacctacgaagggAGTGTCGGGAACCTCGAGCGTCAATTCagcgtcatgggcgtgacgcgcTCGGGACGAGTGTATGAAAACCCGGAGGTCGCGAACAAAGGAAAGGCGCCTGCTGCGACATTAGGAATCGCCCCGGAAGCTACGCCGATCCCACAaaagaaggtgaccgaagaGGAAGCCGAGGCTTTTATGAAGATCATCAAGGCAAGCGAGTATAAGGTTGTTgaacaaatgggcaagtctCCGGCCCACATTTCACTACTCGCCCTTCTCTTAAGTTCGGAGCCACATCGTGAAGCGCTCCTGAAGGTCCTGACGGCGGCACAGGTCCCCAAGGGGACGGCTCCAGATCTCATTGAAGAAACCGTTGGTTCGATATTCTCCAACAATATTTCATTCTCGGATGACGAGCTTCCCTCCGAAGGGTACGCACACtcgcgggcgttgcacatcgtctgtaagtgcaataacttcgtggtaggccgggtcatgatcgacaatggtTCGGCTCTCAATGTATGCCCTGTTTCCACcctgaagcagatgaatgtggatctgAATCGTATTCGTCCAAGCAAGACAgcggttcgagccttcgatggctctcggagagaggtgaacggaGAGATCGACCTTCTGATCGAGGTAGGTCCATGTTCATTCAATGTCACTTTTcaggtgctcgacatcccCAATGCCTTCAGCttgctgctcgggaggccATTGATCCATTTTGCGGGCGCAGTCCCCTCCACCTTGCACCAAAAGCTTAAGTTCATCGTGGAAGAGCGACTCATCACGGTCAAAGGTGAGGAGGACTATGCGATTTATAAGGAGACGGCTGTCCCCTATATCAGTATTGGGGACGATCAGaacctccccttccattcgttcgacaccatctccgtcatccgagactacggaaagGCCGGTccgtcccgcgccgaccgcatggtGGGGAAGATCTTGCTGCGCCATAATTACATTCCGGGTTCCGGACTCTGAGCACGTGGgcaagggatcaaccgcccaATCGAGATCgaagagtacaagaacaggaggggactcggttttcgcccttcctgccacGAGATTATTGAAGCCCGTAGAAGCAAGCGCCTCCACCGTCTCGCAGCGTACTACgggaagatcaacaggggcacCCCAGTTCCGCCACTCTCCCACTTCTTTTCAGGATCACAGCACATCGTCGGAGGTACTCTTGACGGCCCCTCCTCGGATTTAGACGACGCGCTTGTCGATCTGCCAGGCATatacgccgtcaccgaggagactcCTTCAGGGGTCTACATCCGCCTCGCGCAGGAGAATGAGGAgctcaacaactggacctcagtcccgcgctactcggctgtaatcgccgatgtgtaaggctatcTTTGTAGacgatgtttcccgcgtgtcggcaaagtcataagccacacgacggaagaggggtttttgttatggcatCAATGTTCCCACCTtcaatgaaatccctacatgcatttttgaaTTCTCGTGTCTCCTTCGTTTCCTTCTCTCTTACTCATTCGCAGCACTTTAAATATTTCTAAGACGACTCGTTtaaatttccaggctccactcgaatccaaatcttcgacgcgtcgattcgaacccatccgaagaactCCTCGAAGAGCCccaacccatatacttcggggaagggctcgacgaggacggtcgagtgcctgagatagaggagagtttgcacCGCCTCGAGAACCGTCAACTCACCTCAGTTGAGCCaacagaagaaatcaacatagGCACTGAAGAGGAACCTCGCACGCTAAAGATCGGGACGGGCCTCGATCCAACACAACGAGctcggatgatcgatttcttgaaggagtaccaagaggtctttgcctggtcctacgccgacatgccgggcttagatccgtcgatagtcaagcactCTCTCCCACTCGATACAGAGAACttcccgcccaaacggcaACACCTACGGCGGCAGCGagccggccttctcctccacatcaaggaggaggtcgTCAAGCAGATAAATGCGGGATTCCTAGAAGTCTGCAATTACTCTaaatgggtggcaaacatcgtGCCCGTGGAGAAAAAGGACGGAAGGGTCAGGgtttgcgtcgactatcgggacctcaaCAAGGCTAGTCCTAAAGACAACTTCCCTCTGCCTCACATCGACGTCTTGGTCGACAACACCGCGCGCCACAATcagttctccttcatggatggcttttCGGGGTATAACCAAATCCGGATGGCTGAAgacgacaagatcaaaacgactttcatcacgatgtggggcacgttttgctacaaggtcatgcccttcgggctcaaaaatgccggggcagcCTACCAACGGGCAATGGTTACGCTCTTtcacgacatgatgcataaggagatcgaggtctacgtcgacgacatgatcgcaaAGTCCAAGGAgggagaagatcacctcgtcaatCTGAGGCGTCTCTTCGAAcgtctcaagaagtacaagcttAGGCTCAACCCGGccaagtgcacattcggcgcgaaatccggaaaacTGCTAGGATTTGTGGTCAGCGAACGAGGCATCGAGGTCGATCCTGACAAGGTGAAAGCGATTAGGAGTTACCTCCGCCATCAACAGTGCGCGAGGTacggagcttcttaggacgactgaactacatcgcgcgtttcatcgcGAACTTATCAGATAAGTGTCAACCCCTCTTCCGGCTGCTTCGTAAAAATGCAGCAATTGAATGGGACGACGattgtcagaaggcctttgacgATATTAAGACATACTTAGTTCAGTCGCCGGTGTTGGTCCCGCCCACGCCAGGTCGACCTCTCATTCTTTACCTGACGGTGCGCCGGCAATCATTGGGGTGCATGCTGGGACAAGAAGATGAGTCCACATGCGCAGAACATGCcatctactatctgagcaagaagtttactgaaagggaatccaattacccggagattgagaagatgtgctgcgcactggtgtgggtcatgcagagacttcGACAGTACACCCTCTATCACACAATCCGCTTGCTGTCGaaagcggatcccctgaaatatctacttggtagcccatcctccatgaggaacattgcAAAGTGGCGCtgtcaactgacggagtacgacatcgagtatGTGCCCCGCACATCAGTAAAGgggcaagcaattgcagacCATTTGGCGGAATTTCCCATCGAGGATGACACGCCGATCAACTCCGACTTTCCAGACGAAGGGATCCTCCGAgtagatgaggaggaggatgggaccgcgtggaagatgtatttcgacggcgcggtgaattccaccggttctggtatcggcgcagtgctgatatccccggacggacgtTATTACccgattgcagcaaaagttaattttctctgcaccaataatgtggccgaatacgaggcatgcatccttggcTTGCAAGcagcgattgatttcaaggtgaaggagctagaagtgttcggagattcaatgctcacaatcttccaacgttagggcaatggaagacgaaagacgcaAAGTTAGTACCATACCACGAGTATCTcgaggagttagcggagaacttcgagaaaatctcgttcacctacacGCCACGTATCAAGAATCAGTTTGCAGATGCACTTGCGACACTGGCATcaatggtgagcatcacaaaagaaaacCTCATCGAGCCACTTGAGATCGAGATTGCCAAAGGCCCGGCTTACTGCGACACAATCGAGGCGACCGATGAAcagccatggtacgaagacatcaaacaTTTTCTGCAAACTGGCCAATACCCGACATTTGCCAACCGTCGGGACCGGAAAACACTTAGGCGACTCACAGCGCATTACTTCCTGAGCGgagagactctctaccgccgttccttcgaCGCCACGCTACTCCGGTGTGTTGACGAAaacgaggcacaacgcctcatgggaGAGATACATGAAGGGAattgtggaccccatatgagcggtctcatgctcaccaagaaactcatgcgcctaggttacttttggtccaccatggaggccGACTGCGCCAAACACGTCAGACACTGCCACTTGTGCCAGGTCTatgccgatcagatcaaagcacccCCCAATGAGCTACGCCCGATGGCGgccccgtggcccttttcaatgtggggcattgACGTGATCGGCCCTATcaatcccaaagcatccaatggacacatgttcattttggtggcaattgactacttcaccaagtggatcgaggccataacgctcgcttcggtcaccgcaaatgCCGTGGCACGTTTCCTTAAGCGcgacatcatcgcccgatatGGAGTCCCCGAAAcaatcatcaccgacaatgctaagaacctgaacaacaggaTCATCGATGAGCTTTGTGAGCGATTCAAAATACACCACCGCAATTCCaccataccgtccccaaatgaacggtgcggtggaggctgcgaacaaaaacatcaagaggatcatcgagaaaatgacggtgacctataaggattggcacgagatgctcccttttgcgctcttggcatatcgAACGTCCAtccgaacttcaaccggggcaactccgtactccctagtctacggcatggaagcaatcctcccaatcgaagtggagattccttccatgagggtcctcgccgagtccaagctcgaagaagcagaatgggcgaagcagcgctacgaacagctcaatctcattgacgagaaACGGCTAACAGCGCTCTGCCACGGtcaatgctaccaacaaagaatggctcgagcgtTCAATGCAAGGGTTCGCCACCGCGAATTCCGCCCCGGTGATCTCGTCCTACGAAAGGTCTTGCACATCACACCTGACTCTCGGGGCAAGTTTGCATACAAGTATGATGGACCTTTCGTCGTCAGGGAAGTCTTCTCCGGAGGGGCAATTATCCTAAGCGATATGGACGGGACCGAAAACGCACTCCCGGTCAATGCCGATGCCCTTAAGAAGTACTACCCTTAATGGCCTCTTTGTCATCCGGCGGTTTCTTTGTGTTCTCGGAGGTTTCAGGCTACCGTCCAGGCCCTTATCTTCCTCTGTCTTCCTTTGGGCTCTGTGCCATTTCACCTCACCACATTTTCTACTTATCACGCACGTGTCCTGTCCATTCAATTCTTCTCATCTAAGGATACttcagagagaaaaataataattttcccgctaggtcgaaaacctccttgaggcggcctaggcaaaagttagggaacgaggggcacgacttaaaatcccgcaaaggggagtcgtggcaaaaggagagcgcAAATCAATTTCTCGCTAGGCcgaaaacccgcaaagggcggtctaggcaaaagttagaggaaccgagaggtgcgatcagacccgGACAGGggcgatcgtagcaaaaggtgagcactcatgtgagaaaagtcaaataaaataccccgctaggttgTTACTCATCCtacggcctaggcaaaaattaggggcaattgtcggcttgaccacgaaagaacagcGGCACTTCGCGTGAAGCTACAGctagtagtggttcggcagtcctcgacgcaagcaaactctcttcgactctccaggctcgagacatgcctcgaaatggggtcgaatcgtcgtatccttaaTTTGGAGGATCCTAAAGATCCCTCCCTTTACTTTTACTCAAAACTCTGCGGGCCATGCCCCTCCTTGTaaaaaagcctttcttttaGTCAAGT from Punica granatum isolate Tunisia-2019 chromosome 2, ASM765513v2, whole genome shotgun sequence includes the following:
- the LOC116193906 gene encoding LOW QUALITY PROTEIN: uncharacterized protein LOC116193906 (The sequence of the model RefSeq protein was modified relative to this genomic sequence to represent the inferred CDS: inserted 4 bases in 3 codons), producing MSIPVPAPVYAAPPPMVFPAQSPHAPAHTAEPVLFQAPQPHISFSYPTLPPLNIPIPEPGTPTQAVPIAPPTNFLPEMGTEQEQRLKKMEENIKALQSGGPRLDAGDCDWSLFPGMRLPPKIKVPEFQRYHGTTDPRHHLRHYRGKMLQYWDYEEFIMHTFQDSLAGAALDWYMSLKAADIPTWTDLSSKFIDQYKYCAETPPTLLELSTMEMAEDQGFEAYAVKWRARAAKHVPPISEAQQIQLFHSTLKGAYYLHLLAHTSSFSNLIDAGKKLDIGVKLGKIEGPAEKKEGESSKKVATGTPSAGNRRGKDASVNAVNSGRQAPQQYSINYTPAPPTTQAYAPPPVHYQQQLPAQQVYYSAPPASFPLPAPHNYVPIPPPIQQSRPPASRTPQPVQRAPAPQDQQSTAPRHRQFTPLPAPLSHIYRQLLAGNRIKSVAPNPDFDPTIQDQSRHCEYHQGAPGHTTDDCWKLREKIQAMIDGKQLTFNAVKPPNVQVNPLPDHGSSSGPSINMISVCAIGEYETGQEPSAPFVIEYVPAETGIGYAGFDATPAPFVIDVPAREPYQDSKVPWTYEGSVGNLERQFSVMGVTRSGRVYENPEVANKGKAPAATLGIAPEATPIPQKKVTEEEAEAFMKIIKASEYKVVEQMGKSPAHISLLALLLSSEPHREALLKVLTAAQVPKGTAPDLIEETVGRVMIDNGSALNVCPVSTLKQMNVDLNRIRPSKTAVRAFDGSRREVNGEIDLLIEVGPCSFNVTFQVLDIPNAFSLLLGRPLIHFAGAVPSTLHQKLKFIVEERLITVKGEEDYAIYKETAVPYIKNFPPKRQHLRRQRAGLLLHIKEEVVKQINAGFLEVCNYSKWVANIVPVEKKDGRVRVCVDYRDLNKASPKDNFPLPHIDVLVDNTARHNQFSFMDGFSGYNQIRMAEDDKIKTTFITMWGTFCYKVMPFGLKNAGAAYQRAMVTLFHDMMHKEIEVYVDDMIAKSKEGEDHLVNLRRLFERLKKYKLRLNPAKCTFGAKSGKLLGFVVSERGIEVDPDKVKAIXELPPPSTVREVRSFLGRLNYIARFIANLSDKCQPLFRLLRKNAAIEWDDDCQKAFDDIKTYLVQSPVLVPPTPGRPLILYLTVRRQSLGCMLGQEDESTCAEHAIYYLSKKFTERESNYPEIEKMCCALVWVMQRLRQYTLYHTIRLLSKADPLKYLLGSPSSMRNIAKWRCQLTEYDIEYVPRTSVKGQAIADHLAEFPIEDDTPINSDFPDEGILRVDEEEDGTAWKMYFDGAVNSTGSGIGAVLISPDGRYYPIAAKVNFLCTNNVAEYEACILGLQAAIDFKVKELEVFGDSMLTIFQXLGQWKTKDAKLVPYHEYLEELAENFEKISFTYTPRIKNQFADALATLASMVSITKENLIEPLEIEIAKGPAYCDTIEATDEQPWYEDIKHFLQTGQYPTFANRRDRKTLRRLTAHYFLSGETLYRRSFDATLLRCVDENEAQRLMGEIHEGNCGPHMSGLMLTKKLMRLGYFWSTMEADCAKHVRHCHLCQVYADQIKAPPNELRPMAAPWPFSMWGIDVIGPINPKASNGHMFILVAIDYFTKWIEAITLASVTANAVARFLKRDIIARYGVPETIITDNAKNLNNRIIDELCERFKIHHRNSXPYRPQMNGAVEAANKNIKRIIEKMTVTYKDWHEMLPFALLAYRTSIRTSTGATPYSLVYGMEAILPIEVEIPSMRVLAESKLEEAEWAKQRYEQLNLIDEKRLTALCHGQCYQQRMARAFNARVRHREFRPGDLVLRKVLHITPDSRGKFAYKYDGPFVVREVFSGGAIILSDMDGTENALPVNADALKKYYP